In a genomic window of Styela clava chromosome 11, kaStyClav1.hap1.2, whole genome shotgun sequence:
- the LOC120347662 gene encoding deoxycytidine kinase 2-like isoform X1: MQNLACADAAGNLNLKDSLFERESFARKTRCNSIFDSFSSRLFRRGDSFIFLRSYTSKILIKAFLLSVSLPKPTSRIFNMEAPRASKRLRTHVIKGKKIAIEGNIATGKSTFIKMLQNESEEWSVVPEPVARWTNISTGDDEAPLSLSQQSGGNLLQMFYDDISRWSYTFQSYALLSRMRLQRKGVPPELEDANNPVQFFERSLQSDRYIFALNCYESGVMSETEWNIYQDWSSYLLRSLGELKLDGIIYLRANPEVCYSRMQKRGRDEEKTVSLDYLKCLHEKHEAWLHRNEVQMDPTLIGVPILTLDCNEEFVEDAERQRAMLDKVIKFVGADDSLDDSGVDSNNVSTSCSEEGNSDVEY; encoded by the exons ATGCAAAATCTAGCTTGTGCCGATGCCGCGGGAAATCTGAATCTAAAAGACAGTTTGTTCGAGAGGGAATCGTTTGCCAGAAAAACGCGCTGCAACTcgatttttgattcattttcaaGTAGACTTTTTCGAAGAGGAGACTCGTTCATATTTCTAAGATCTTACACGAGCAAGATATTAATCAAAGCATTTCTATTATCCGTTTCTCTGCCGAAACCTACCTCCCGAATATTCAATATGGAAGCTCCACGTGCCTCAAAGAGATTAAGAACACACGTCATTAAAGGCAAAAAGATTGCTATTGAAGGAAATATTG CAACTGGCAAATCaacatttataaaaatgttacaaaatgaaTCAGAGGAATGGAGTGTTGTCCCTGAGCCTGTTGCCAGATGGACCAACATCAGTACGGGAGATGACGAG GCACCGTTATCTCTGTCCCAACAAAGCGGAGGCAACTTACTCCAGATGTTTTATGATGACATCAGTCGATGGTCGTATACTTTCCAGTCATATGCTTTGCTAAGTCGAATGCGCCTCCAAAGAAAAGGCGTTCCACCTGAATTGGAAGATGCCAATAACCCAGTGCAGTTCTTTGAGAGATCATTACAGTCAGATAG aTATATATTTGCTTTGAACTGTTATGAAAGTGGTGTGATGTCAGAAACGGAGTGGAATATTTACCAAGATTGGAGCAGCTACCTCTTGCGATCATTAGGAGAATTGAAATTGGATGGAATCATCTATCTCAGAGCAAACCCAGAG GTTTGTTATTCAAGAATGCAAAAACGAGGAAGGGATGAAGAGAAAACTGTATCTCTTgattatttaaaatgtcttcATGAGAAACATGAAGCTTGGTTGCATAGGAATGAAGTTCA AATGGATCCAACATTAATTGGCGTTCCCATATTGACGTTGGACTGCAATGAAGAGTTCGTTGAAGATGCTGAACGGCAACGGGCGATGTTGGATAAG GTTATCAAGTTTGTTGGTGCTGATGATTCATTGGATGATTCTGGAGTCGATTCGAACAATGTTTCTACGAGTTGCTCTGAAGAAGGAAATTCAGAtgttgaatattaa
- the LOC120347662 gene encoding deoxycytidine kinase 2-like isoform X2 → MQNLACADAAGNLNLKDSLFERESFARKTRCNSIFDSFSSRLFRRGDSFIFLRSYTSKILIKAFLLSVSLPKPTSRIFNMEAPRASKRLRTHVIKGKKIAIEGNIATGKSTFIKMLQNESEEWSVVPEPVARWTNISTGDDEPTMSQKTGGNILGLFYQDPKRWAYTFESYTFVSRMKDSFNPLSGKQSALNPVQFYERSVYSSRYIFALNCYESGVMSETEWNIYQDWSSYLLRSLGELKLDGIIYLRANPEVCYSRMQKRGRDEEKTVSLDYLKCLHEKHEAWLHRNEVQMDPTLIGVPILTLDCNEEFVEDAERQRAMLDKVIKFVGADDSLDDSGVDSNNVSTSCSEEGNSDVEY, encoded by the exons ATGCAAAATCTAGCTTGTGCCGATGCCGCGGGAAATCTGAATCTAAAAGACAGTTTGTTCGAGAGGGAATCGTTTGCCAGAAAAACGCGCTGCAACTcgatttttgattcattttcaaGTAGACTTTTTCGAAGAGGAGACTCGTTCATATTTCTAAGATCTTACACGAGCAAGATATTAATCAAAGCATTTCTATTATCCGTTTCTCTGCCGAAACCTACCTCCCGAATATTCAATATGGAAGCTCCACGTGCCTCAAAGAGATTAAGAACACACGTCATTAAAGGCAAAAAGATTGCTATTGAAGGAAATATTG CAACTGGCAAATCaacatttataaaaatgttacaaaatgaaTCAGAGGAATGGAGTGTTGTCCCTGAGCCTGTTGCCAGATGGACCAACATCAGTACGGGAGATGACGAG CCCACCATGTCGCAGAAGACCGGCGGAAATATCCTTGGACTCTTTTATCAAGACCCTAAGCGATGGGCTTATACTTTTGAATCGTATACTTTTGTCTCTCGGATGAAAGATAGCTTCAATCCTCTGTCAGGGAAGCAATCTGCCTTAAACCCAGTGCAATTTTATGAACGTTCAGTGTATAGCAGTAG aTATATATTTGCTTTGAACTGTTATGAAAGTGGTGTGATGTCAGAAACGGAGTGGAATATTTACCAAGATTGGAGCAGCTACCTCTTGCGATCATTAGGAGAATTGAAATTGGATGGAATCATCTATCTCAGAGCAAACCCAGAG GTTTGTTATTCAAGAATGCAAAAACGAGGAAGGGATGAAGAGAAAACTGTATCTCTTgattatttaaaatgtcttcATGAGAAACATGAAGCTTGGTTGCATAGGAATGAAGTTCA AATGGATCCAACATTAATTGGCGTTCCCATATTGACGTTGGACTGCAATGAAGAGTTCGTTGAAGATGCTGAACGGCAACGGGCGATGTTGGATAAG GTTATCAAGTTTGTTGGTGCTGATGATTCATTGGATGATTCTGGAGTCGATTCGAACAATGTTTCTACGAGTTGCTCTGAAGAAGGAAATTCAGAtgttgaatattaa
- the LOC120347047 gene encoding UPF0728 protein-like, with translation MSAEMPKNAHVVVQYGPYEACGVVESRTSRLAGLEAQLTSNGHTIELQEVPDWNVVRLIVNGENVYKCDIKELDYGGDGKLDPLCLQAVAAVLKAY, from the exons ATGTCGGCAGAAATGCCGAAAAATGCACATGTAGTCGTCCAGTACGGACCATACGAAGCATGTGGAGTAGTTGAATCCCGCACCTCGAGACTTGCTGGATTAGAAG CACAATTAACTTCAAATGGACACACAATTGAATTACAAGAAGTTCCAGATTGGAATGTTGTTCGATTGATTGTTAATGGAGAAAACGTTTATAAATGCGATATAAAAGAACTTGACTATGGAGGAGACGGGAAACTGGATCCACTCTGTCTCCAAGCAGTAGCAGCTGTACTAAAAGCttactaa